Genomic DNA from Flavobacteriales bacterium:
AGATGTCATCCACTCGGCATTCATGCCACATTTCCGTATGCAGATGAATGCAGTTCCGGGAATGACCACTACCTTTAGGATGACACCGACCATCACTACTGCAGAAATGAAGAAGAAGACCGGCAACGAGGACTTCGACTACATCTTGCTCTGCAACAAGATCTGCGGAGCAGCACACTACAATATGAAGATGACCGTCAAGGTCGTTGAAGAAGACGAATACACTGCGTGGCTTAACCAACAAAGCACCTTCGTACCACAAGAATCACCAGATACGGAGGGACTGGCGGAGAATTAAGTGAAAAGAAAATAGATCAACGAAATGGCTGCACACGCTGAACATCATCACGAAGAGAGCTTTATAAGCAAGTACATCTTTAGCCAAGATCATAAGATGATCTCTAAGCAGTTCTTGATTTCTGCAATATTCATCGCGATCATAGCCTACATGCTATCTGCATTCTTCCGAATGCAATTGGCCTGGCCTGGGGAGAGTTTTTCGTTCCTCAATGCATTCCTAGGCGAAAGATGGGCTCCAGATGGAGTCCTGGATACCAACGCCTATCTCGCATTGGTGACCATACATGGTACCCTCATGGTCTTCTTTGTCCTCACCGGAGGATTGAGTGGGACCTTTGCTAATCTTCTGATTCCGCTCCAATTGGGAGCTAGGGACATGGCCTCAGGCTTCCTGAACATGCTGTCCTATTGGTTCTTCTTCCTATCTACTGTTGTCATGCTCTCTTCTTTGTTCATAGAAGGAGGAGCTGCAAGTGGCGGTTGGACGGTATATCCTCCTTTGAGTGCTTTACCCCAGGCTATGCCAGGCTCAGGAATGGGTATGACCATGTGGTTGATCAGTATGGTCCTCTTCATCGTCTCATCCTTACTGGGTGGACTGAACTATATCGTTACCATCATCTCACTCCGGACCGAGGGAATGAAGATGACCCGAATGCCTCTGACCATCTGGGCCATTTTTGTAACTGCGATACTTGGAGTCCTTAGTTTCCCAGTCCTACTTTCTGCAGCCCTGCTTCTCGTTATGGACCGTACCATGGGCACCAGCTTCTATCTTTCTGATATCCACATTGCTGGAGAAGCACTTGATTACGTAGGAGGAAGTCCCATACTATATGAGCACTTGTTCTGGTTCTTAGGACACCCTGAGGTATATATCGTACTGCTACCAGCATTGGGTATCACTTCTGAAGTGATCTCTACCAATGCACGTAAACCTATATTCGGTTACAAGGCAATGATCGGCTCGATCATCGCCATCGGATTCCTCTCATTCATCGTATGGGGACACCACATGTACCTCACAGGGATGAATCCTTTCCTAGGCGCAGTATTCGTAGCAACTACCCTTTTGATCGCCATTCCATCGGCAGTCAAGGTGTTCAACTATGTCACTACCCTTTGGAAAGGGAACTTGATCTTTACACCCGGCATGCTCTACTCTATTGCCATGGTGTCCACCTTCATCACAGGAGGAGTCACGGGGATCATTCTGGCGGATGCGGCATTGGATATTCCAGTGCATGACACCTATTTCGTGGTGGCGCACTTCCACGTAGTGATGGGAGTATCTGCCATATTCGGGATGTTTGCCGGAGTGTATCATTGGTACCCCAAGATGTTCGGCCGAATGATGAATAAGAAACTGGGAATGGTACACTTCTGGACCACCTTCATAGCGGCATACGGAGTATTCCTTCCTATGCACTTCGTGGGCATGGCCGGATTGCCAAGACGATATTATGATTACACCAACTTCCCGATGTTCGATGGGGTAATGGACCTTCAAGTGGTCATTACTGTGTTTGCCATCATCGGTGGTGCAGCTCAGGTCTTCTTCGTCTACAATTTCTTCTATAGCATTTATAGAGGGCAGAAGGCCTCGGCCAATCCATGGAAGTCCAACACCTTGGAATGGACTACTCCTGTCGAACACATCCACGGTAACTGGCCTGGAGAGATTCCTACTGTTTACCGTTGGCCATACGACTACTCCAAGCCGGGTAAAGAACTGGATTATGTACCTCAGACCGTACCTCTGGAAGAAGGGGAAGAGGAGCATTGATCCTTTGAAGAATATGTGAAAAGAGCCCGTCACCCTAGTGATGGGCTTTCTTTTTCTATATCTATCTTAGCCTCTATTGCTTTCAGATGGAGGATTTCGATATACGACAAGAAGCGCAACGCACAGAGCTGGAGATAGAAGGTCACCTGAGACCACAATCCTTCGATGATTTTGCAGGTCAGCGAAGTGTACTTGAGAATCTAGAGGTGTTCGTTGCTGCTGCAAAGGGACGGGAAGAGTCCTTGGACCATGTGCTTCTACACGGACCTCCTGGTCTCGGGAAGACCACTTTGGCCAATATCATAGCCAATGAGCTTGGAGTGAACCTACGCACTACCTCAGGGCCCGTATTGGATAAACCGGGTGATCTGGCCGGTCTACTGACCAACTTGGAGACGCATGATGTGCTCTTCATCGATGAGATACACCGATTGAGTCCCGTGATAGAGGAGTACCTCTACTCGGCTATGGAAGATTACAGGATAGATCTGGTCATCGATGCCGGACCGAATGCGAGGACCGTACAGATCGCACTCAATCCATTCACACTCATCGGGGCTACCACACGCTCAGGATTGCTTACAGCGCCTCTGAGAGCAAGATTTGGGATCAACTCACGACTCTCTTATTATGATGTGGAGACCATGACCGGAATCGTAGAACGCTCGGCCGGTATTCTAGAAGTGCCCATCCAGCCCAAAGCGGCCTTTGAGATTGCCGGAAGGAGCAGAGGTACACCCCGTATCGCCAATGCGCTACTGCGTAGGGTTCGGGATTTTGCCCAAGTGAAAGGTAACGGCACCATCGATTTGGACATCACTCGAAGTGCGCTGAAGGCCCTGAATGTGGATGAGAACGGATTGGACGAGATGGATAACCGCATACTCTCTGTCCTCATAGATAATTTCAAAGGAGGTCCGGTGGGTCTCAATACGATCTCTACGGCTGTCGGTGAGGATTCCGGAACCTTGGAAGAGGTCTATGAGCCCTTTTTGATCATGGAGGGTTTTCTCGCGCGAACACCCCGAGGTAGGCAGGTGACAGAAAAGGCCTATCGCCATTTGGGCAGGACGATGGGCTCTGATGGATCCCTCTTCTGATCCACCGGCACGATCGATGAACGCTCCTGAACAGAATTCTCGCTTCATCAAGAAGGAAGCGGAGCGGTTGGGGTTCATGGCATGCGGAATTTCTGAAGCGACATTCCTTGAAGATGAAGCACCTCGATTGGAGCAATGGCTCAACGAGGGAAGACATGGCTCCATGCAGTATATGGAGAATCATTTCGACAAACGCCTCGATCCTAGGATACTGGTACCCGGAGCACGATCGGTGGTCTCGCTACTCTTCAATTACTACCAAGAGACACAGCAAAGAGAGAATGCGCCCAAAGTCTCCAAATATGCTTATGGCGAGGACTATCATTTCGTGGTCAAGGATAGGTTGAAAGAGCTCTTAGCAGGGATCAGGGAGGAGATAGGAGCAGTAGAAGGGAGGTGTTTTGTAGACAGCGCTCCGGTATTGGACAAAGCATGGGCCGCTCGATCTGGTTTGGGCTGGGTCGGGAAACACAGTAATCTGCTCTCCAAGCAAAAGGGCTCCTTCTTTTTCATTGCAGAATTGATCATCGACATGGACCTTGCGTACGATAGGCCCACCACAGATCATTGTGGGAATTGCACGGCCTGTATCGATGCCTGCCCGACAAATGCCATCATAGAGCCCTATGTAGTGGATGGGAGCAGATGCATCTCATATTTCACCATCGAATTGAAAGAGAGTATCCCCAGCGAATTCAAAGGTCAGATGGCGGATTGGGTATTTGGCTGTGATATATGCCAAGACGTATGCCCTTGGAATAGATTTTCAAAAAGGCACAATGAACCTCGATTCGAATTGAGAGAAGAGATCCGTTCGTGGAGCAGGTCGGATTGGGAAGAGATAACAGAAGATGTGTTCAAAGATGCCTTCAGGAAATCACCTATTAAAAGGACGGGATTTGAAGGAATCAAACGGAATCTGGCATTTCTTCAGACTCCTGATGAGGATCAAACGACTTGATTGAATGATTCTAGGATCACGTCCTTATACATGTGTCCATATGTGACGAGGCACCACGCTTGTAAAGCGAGTCGTTCTTCTTTGGTGACCCATTTGATGGCCTTGTGCAATTCTTTGCGAAATAACAGACGATCGAAACTTACTTTATCCAGTACTTTTTTACTCAGTTCCAGCATTTCCTTGTGTTTTCTAATGAGTAGACATCTCCCCCGAAGACGTTCCGTAAGTTAGTCAAAAACAGGTCTGAAGTCAACGATGTAGGTGAATGTTTTCCACCCCCTATTCTGTGACTTAACCACTAACGGAATAACGCAGGATAAATTGTATGGCTGTGCTGTACTGACCGCGGTTCAGACGGAAGGTGGAACTGCCGGTATGATCCCTGACTGCCAAGGTCGATTGATAGAGGCGTGTACCGAGCTCCCATCGCTCAGCAAAGGCATAGCGGATGCCAAGGATAAGGCCCAGATCATAGTCCTTGAATTCCCTACCCAATCCGAGCACGGTCCCATTCTCATCCTCCTCACGACTGCTGAGCAGGTACCCGGGAGCAAGGCCAAGCTCGAAACCGGTCGAGCCACTGAGATAACTCATCGTTAGCGGAACCTGAATGTAGTTCAGACGGAGCAGATAGCTATCGAAATCCCCTTCATCAGGCCGTGCATTCTTGCGACTTCCGAGCTGGTTGAAGATGATCTCCAGTCTGGGTCGCCATTGCGCATTGCGTTGCAATTCTGTTCCCAGGCCTAGGTTGAAGCCCAGTTGGTCAAAGCCATTCAAGCGATCACCGGAGATCTGTGAACTGGTGACTCCAGCTCCGAAATAGGCCTTAAAGAGCGGTCCCTCATTCACCTGTGCTGAAAGCGTGCTCCAGCAGAAACAAAGAACCCCGACCATTAAGGAAGGGGTTATGAATCTCTGTACGTGGTCCATAGAGGTCATTTCACCAATTCGAGGATCTTCTCATATAGTTCCTCTTCATCTCCCGGATTATATCCGATATGCTCATAGACGATCTTACCGTCACCATCTACCAAGAATGTATACGGTGGTGCGGCAACATTCATCGCTCCTCTGAAGTCCCCATTCTCGTCCAAGAATATCTCATATTCCCAGGCGCTTGCATTCACATAGGGCTTCACATTTCTAGAGGTACGCGTATCATCGATGGATACGGCAATCAATTTGACACCGGTCTCATCCACCCAATCCTCATAGACCTCAGCTATGTTATTGAGTTCACGTTTGCACGGGCTGCACCAGGTAGCCCAGAAATTGATGATGTATGGCTTACCATCGTTATCGAATTCAGAGGAATTGATCGTTGCCCCTTTCAGGTCTTTGAGCATGACCGAGGGAACTTCGCCTTTCTGAGCGGAGGAGATGAAAGGGAGGGCCATCAAAGCGAGTACTAGTACAAGTGTTCTCATCTTGTTCGTGGAGTTTGGTTGTGAGATTACAAAAAGCTTACCAAAAAAAATAGGGCTCCGAAGATTCGGAGCCCTATCATTCGATTTTATGACACTGCGTCCTCCTGTACGGATTACTTGGCCACAGTGACTTTGGTCGTAGCAATGGCTTCTCCAGCGATCACATTGACATAGTAAAGTCCGTTTTCAAGTCCCTTCACATCGATCTCGGTCAATGAAGCACCATTGATCGCTCCAAGGGTCTGAGTGTGGACCATTTGACCAAGGGAATTCATCACTTCGATTATGACGTTCTCTTGACCGGAATCCATGTTCAGTCTGACATTCAAGATGTCATTCGCAGGATTTGGACCGATGTTGATAGAAGAAGCGAGTTCATTCTCAGTGAGACCAACAGCTCCTGAAGAGAAATCCTTCATGGCTTGGACCTGATAATCATCCGAATCATCATGCATGGTATTCCCATCACTGTCTTTGAGAGTGTATCCTGCACTTCCGAGAAGTCCGTCTCCGTAGTAATCGGTGATGTGGAAGGTGAAGCAATCTACTCCTGTAAGGTCGACAACCTCAGTGTAAGTGGTGTTGTTGCCATACATATCCGGATCGGAGGGAGGAGGGAATGTGTTGGTACCGATATTATCCAGACCTACATTCGGATTACCACCCCAAGCGATGATTTCACCAGCTCCGTTTCTCATTTCCCAATAGACTTCGTCTCCGTAAGCGTCAGTTGTAATTGAGACTTCTACTGAAGCTCCTGATTCTGGGGCCGGGGCCACATTCACCCAGGTGTCATTGTCATAATCCACATCATCTGTAGCACCGTTGGGATTGTCTACACTGATATGGATGGTAGCTTCATTCCATAGATTACTGACCACATCGATAGGATCGAGCGCAATATCTTCAGAACCGAAAGTCGGGATGTTACCCGTCCAACTCATCATCATACTGGCTCCTCCACTGGCAGTGTAAGTGATGTCAGCTGAAGTCAATGCTTCATTTCCTCCATTGATCAAAGTGAAGACTGGAGATATGCTCTGAGTACCGGCACATAGAACAACAGGAAGACCACTTACATCACCGGCTGTAGCATTGTTAGCCACATCTACTACGATATCGACCGACTGGTCTTTTGCTGCTTGGTGGACGGTCTTGTCGGTATCATCCTGAACAAACGCCACTACTTCCAATTGATCGTAGTTGTAGATGTTCAATCCTCCGACAGCCATGGTCTCATTGATGATGTAAACATCACCCATCGCCATGTCATCCAAAGAAATACCGGCTGCACCTCCTAAGAATGCTTTCATCACGTGATTATACTCGGTCTCGCCATTGGTACCTCCTGGAGCATCTTCATAGGTGATGGTCTGCTCGGTGAGAGCGATACGTAGTTTCAAGTTCCCACTGAGAGCCATGTCCGCTGTGATGGTTCCAGAAACTTCTAGAATTCCATTGACTAGCTCCGCAGAGATATCCATAGTAAGAGGAGAGATCTCAGCATATGCAGCATCTATCTCATCTTGACTCAGGCAGGCTGGAGCACCAGGCCAGGCACCACAATCATTGGCCCACTCTTCACCATTTCCAACTGCAGTAGGTACACCATTGATACCGTAGTAGTTGATTCGTGCTGCCACGTCTTCAGTATTATCCAGATACATGGGGTCATATCCCGGCCACCAGGTCTGATACTTCATTACAACGACTTTGTCATTATTCGCTTCGAGCATGGCATCAAAAGCCGGGTTTTGAGCGGCACAAGGACCGCAAGAGGCTTGGGTGCCTTCTTCGATCATTAACATCTTGTTGCTCTGCGCAGAGACGCCTACACTTAGGGTGACTACAGCAACGAGGAGAGTAAAGATTCTATTCATTTGAATACTATTTTTTTTGAGAGCGATGAAAGTAGGTGATCCCTTGAAGTCGACCAAGCCTAGAGGCGATGAAACGGCCGTAGATCGGGCCTCAATACGACTGGACTATTGTATTCCTATTCAGTCCAATTCCAAGAATTGACTCTGGATGACTTCTTCGGACTGCCGATCGACCACAAAACCTAGCAAGGCCAGATTACTGACCTGATAGGTGCTGTCCAGTGCAGGATCGGGTAGTTGATAGCTGTGGTTGAGCTCGACCATTTGCTCTACAGCAAGCGTATCTGGAGAAATGGCCGTACCCCAGCTGCCATTGATATTGTCTGAGAGTACATTGTGATGTTCATAGTCCTCTATGGTCTGACTACCATCGGATTGGGGTGAGATGACCTTCTGCCGAAGAAGGTAGATGATATACCGATACTCACTGGGATCCAGACTCACTTCAGATTCGATAGCACTGTGTACGAACAGACCATGACTCTGCGGACAATGGAAGGCTTCCATCTGAATGCTCAACCGAGGTTCCAAGGCCAGAGCCTCATCGGTCTTGGTGGGCCATTGATCGGGAAGGAACCAGATACCTCCTGTAGGTCCGCCTCCGAGCCGATTGATGGTCCCAGCAGGATTCCCAAAGATCGGTGGGTCGATCTGGTCCACATAGTCATCTCCCGCTTGGGTAGTGAAATCGGTCGGGTATCCGGCTTGTACCTGTTGAAAACCATTCCCGGGTCCTGCATGCACACTGGCCACGTGGACCCTTCCGGGATAAGCATCTTCCAAGTCGCTCGCTACCTCCGCAGCTTCTGGACAGTTGGCACAGGTGTGTCCCGTGAAGTCCTCCAAAAGAACGTCCTGCTCAGGGTTGGAGACAGGTATGAATTCGGGAAATTGATATTCGCTCGGAATGACATCAGGGCAGAGTTCCCAATCGAGCACATCTCCACCTCCATCACCAGGTACTTCGAGTACCGGATCTTCTACCTCTTCACAAGAAGAAAGGGTCAAGAAGAGAGATGACAGAAGGGCGATGTATATGAAAAGATTCTTTTGCATCTACTAGAAGCTAGAGGTTATACCCAAGGTGAATCCATTGGATGCGGGAACGAAGCGACACACACCACCTACACAGAAGAAACCTGCTCGCTGGCGACCATATTGCATAGAGAAGCGATGCGGTCCTTTGGCATAGGTCACATTACCTAGCGCATAATGGAATCTGCGGTCAGGCTCTGAGTTTCCGTAATTGTACTGGTCCAGTATAGTGAATGACCAATGTGGACTGGCGGTGAATTCCACTTGAGCAAATGCCCAGTCACCCTGATCCTGCTCGGTCCAGAGTCCCTGAGTTTCTATCCGAATGGCGTGCTTCTTATCTATCTTGAAGGTGAAATCTGCAATGGCAATATGCGCATCGATCAGTTCGTGTTTCACAGCTACCAGGAGCGCCCGGTCCTCGAAGGTCAGATTCATGTACATGAGCTTTCCTTTGACCTTTTTACTCAGCTTCTTCTCCAAGGTGATATTGGCATCCCGCACCAATATGCTATCGGTCATGGCAAATAATCGCGTAGTGTAGCCCTGACGATCTCCTTCCGCATCATCTAAGAATTCCCGTTTTGGGGCGTAGGCCGTAGCAAAGCCGAGTGTGACCTTCATGCCATATTTCCCACCGAGAGCAGAATTGCGTTTGAATTTGTAGATAAGGTCCGCATTGAAGGCGACTTCACCGAATAGATTGGTGGCATAGGGATAAAGGGTAGAGGCCAGATTGTAGGTGTGCTGCTTGGTGATGGCAGGGATGAATCCTATGAAAAGGGCTGTTGGAGAGACACTTTGATTGGTCGACCTCCACAGCATATTATCCATGTGTCGAGCAGACAGGTCCAAGGCAAAACCCTTGGTGCTATAACCAAAATTCAAAAGCAAAGCCTCTCCATCCTTGTATGAGTAGTGGAAAGGGTCATAGAAATCACCGGAAGTAGGATAGGGGTCGTTCTGCTTGCGTGTGTACTCTGCATAGGCCCTGAAATCCTTGTAGCCCAAGTCGATACGGGAGCCGAATCCCGCCACATTCTGAGGCAGGTCATAGGTGCTGGTGGGATTGTCATCGTTGAATTTGCTCACAAAGCTTCCACCCCATCGCATGTAGAGTTCTGAACTATCCACTTGTATGGAGCCTACCAATCGGTTGAGGTCCACTTCAGCATCGAATCCTCGCACCACCCCATCGCTATTGATCAGGCCGTCATCGAATCGGAATCTCTGCTTGCCGACAAGGCCTTTCAGATTGATCCCTTCCACCGGTTCATAAGCGATGCGTACTCCATCGAAGGCATTGTCCAATCCAAGGAATCTTTCTTCGAAGGTCCTCAGTAGGATACCGCTGCCGAATTGCTCGTAGAAATTCCCTGCCGTCACTTGCAGGCCTTCCTTCTGCCAACCTATGTAGCGATAGCCGACCCCACTTCCATCGAATTCTACCGGGTATCCGAGCAAGGGGTCCAAATAGGATTCATATCTCAATCCAGCGCTGAAACCGCCATTGGTATAGTTGAGTAGCGCATAGCTGTTCAGTCCGATCACCCCACGTGGCACCTGTGCATTGATGTCCTCATCTTCGAAGTAATACTGTCCCGTGAGGTCGAGAAGGCCGGTCAAAGAACCTCCATTCTGAGCCATGAGCTGCAGACCCGATACGGTGAAGCACAAGTAAATAAGGACTACGCGAGCGATCATGGTCATCATGGTTCGGCAGGAAGGGTAGAAGATTCGAATGGCGAATATAGGGGAGAGGGCACTAGCACATACATTGGATATTGAGCTCTATTACTTGCATCCTCTTGAATCTGAGTTTGTGGTCAAATCATTCAGGCACAGGAGTTTGAGATAGTGGAATATGGTATTCCCAAGCCATTCTATAGTCGAGATATTGACTGAAATGCAATTCACTCCCCTGCACACGAATGGTTAATTTTACAGTCTCAATTTTCAGCCCAACTCATGCCTATGCGTACATTCTTACTCACGGTCTTCCTTGCAAGCCTTTCGGTAGCCACTGCACAACTCAGGATTTCCGACCCAGGTTCGACCGAGGACCTTTCGGGTACGGTCTATGTCGTGGGTCAAGAACCGCAAAGTGTAGAACATGAGCATCCATTCGAGGTGGTCAATGAATCGGACCTGACACTCAATGTAGGATGTAGAAGGATCGAACTCGATGTGGTGCCCGATCAAGGCATGGAGAGTACACTCTGCTGGGTCATCTGCCCAGCCTATGTGCCTGTAGGCTCGCAGACGGTCAGAGTTTCTGATTTCACTTCCATGATGGATCCCGGAGAAGTTGATGAATCCTTTGTCATGCACTTGCGGACCTATGGTTATGACGCATGCTCCTCGTACAGGATCGAATGGTTCGATGCAGATAACGATAACATTGTCTTCGCATCGATCGATCTCGTCTTCGATCATAGCTCAGCTTCTTGCGCAACGGGTGTGGACGATCTGGATATCAGCTCGATACTCAATCTTCAGCCCAATCCAGCAGATGATGCGGTGCGCTTGAACCTGGACCGATTGGATACTCCACTCAATATCCAGGTATTCGATATTCTCGGCCAAGAAGTCTGGACCAGTAGGATGGCCATGGGTCAAGAATGGTTGGAGATCCCTACAGCAGCTTGGAATAGCGGGATCTATTTCGTGACCTTCTCTGCGGGAGACCGTGCGATCCACTCTGAAAAGCTGGTGGTCAGGCACTGATCAGACCAACTCAGAAAGCATTCGAGCCACCAAGGTCATCCCTTCGGTGGCTTTTTTGTTGATGACCTGGATTCCTTGGGATTCAAAAGCCTTCATCCCCGTGTCAGGGTCGACCAGTATGATCGGGCAGTCGCTCCTCCGGTAGTGGATCAGACCAGCAGCCGGGTAAACATTCAATGAAGTCCCTACGACCAACATCACATCGGCTGATTCGACCCATCGAGCAGCCCTCTCGATCATAGGAACCGGCTCACCGAACCATACGATATGGGGCCTGAGTGGATGACCTAGGTCACAGCGATCACTTCGGGTGAGTTGACTATACCCGAAATCTCTGATGTCCTCCTCACATACAGAACAGCGTACTTGAGTCAATTGTCCATGGAGGTGCAGTACTTCAGATGATCCTGCACGTTCATGCAGGTCATCTACATTCTGGGTGATGACTCGTACGTCCCATGACTCTTGGAGTTCGGCCAGCTGGCGATGGGCCTCATTGGGTTTGGCTTCGGCCAGCTGGGATCTTCTAAGGTTATAGAATCTATTCACCAGATCCCGGTCTTTTTCCCAGGCTTCCGGGGTGGCTACATCTTCTATGCGATGTTCTTCCCAGAGACCATCGCTATCGCGGAAAGTACGCAGTCCACTCTCAGCACTTATACCTGCACCTGTGAGTGCGATCAGTCTTCTTTTATTCATCGCCAAAAGATAACATTCGAACGTTCAGGACTTCTCATACCATCTAGCCTAAGGAGGCTGTTAAA
This window encodes:
- a CDS encoding PorT family protein; protein product: MVGVLCFCWSTLSAQVNEGPLFKAYFGAGVTSSQISGDRLNGFDQLGFNLGLGTELQRNAQWRPRLEIIFNQLGSRKNARPDEGDFDSYLLRLNYIQVPLTMSYLSGSTGFELGLAPGYLLSSREEDENGTVLGLGREFKDYDLGLILGIRYAFAERWELGTRLYQSTLAVRDHTGSSTFRLNRGQYSTAIQFILRYSVSG
- a CDS encoding cytochrome c oxidase subunit I; this encodes MAAHAEHHHEESFISKYIFSQDHKMISKQFLISAIFIAIIAYMLSAFFRMQLAWPGESFSFLNAFLGERWAPDGVLDTNAYLALVTIHGTLMVFFVLTGGLSGTFANLLIPLQLGARDMASGFLNMLSYWFFFLSTVVMLSSLFIEGGAASGGWTVYPPLSALPQAMPGSGMGMTMWLISMVLFIVSSLLGGLNYIVTIISLRTEGMKMTRMPLTIWAIFVTAILGVLSFPVLLSAALLLVMDRTMGTSFYLSDIHIAGEALDYVGGSPILYEHLFWFLGHPEVYIVLLPALGITSEVISTNARKPIFGYKAMIGSIIAIGFLSFIVWGHHMYLTGMNPFLGAVFVATTLLIAIPSAVKVFNYVTTLWKGNLIFTPGMLYSIAMVSTFITGGVTGIILADAALDIPVHDTYFVVAHFHVVMGVSAIFGMFAGVYHWYPKMFGRMMNKKLGMVHFWTTFIAAYGVFLPMHFVGMAGLPRRYYDYTNFPMFDGVMDLQVVITVFAIIGGAAQVFFVYNFFYSIYRGQKASANPWKSNTLEWTTPVEHIHGNWPGEIPTVYRWPYDYSKPGKELDYVPQTVPLEEGEEEH
- the ruvB gene encoding Holliday junction branch migration DNA helicase RuvB, yielding MEDFDIRQEAQRTELEIEGHLRPQSFDDFAGQRSVLENLEVFVAAAKGREESLDHVLLHGPPGLGKTTLANIIANELGVNLRTTSGPVLDKPGDLAGLLTNLETHDVLFIDEIHRLSPVIEEYLYSAMEDYRIDLVIDAGPNARTVQIALNPFTLIGATTRSGLLTAPLRARFGINSRLSYYDVETMTGIVERSAGILEVPIQPKAAFEIAGRSRGTPRIANALLRRVRDFAQVKGNGTIDLDITRSALKALNVDENGLDEMDNRILSVLIDNFKGGPVGLNTISTAVGEDSGTLEEVYEPFLIMEGFLARTPRGRQVTEKAYRHLGRTMGSDGSLF
- a CDS encoding Omp28-related outer membrane protein, encoding MNRIFTLLVAVVTLSVGVSAQSNKMLMIEEGTQASCGPCAAQNPAFDAMLEANNDKVVVMKYQTWWPGYDPMYLDNTEDVAARINYYGINGVPTAVGNGEEWANDCGAWPGAPACLSQDEIDAAYAEISPLTMDISAELVNGILEVSGTITADMALSGNLKLRIALTEQTITYEDAPGGTNGETEYNHVMKAFLGGAAGISLDDMAMGDVYIINETMAVGGLNIYNYDQLEVVAFVQDDTDKTVHQAAKDQSVDIVVDVANNATAGDVSGLPVVLCAGTQSISPVFTLINGGNEALTSADITYTASGGASMMMSWTGNIPTFGSEDIALDPIDVVSNLWNEATIHISVDNPNGATDDVDYDNDTWVNVAPAPESGASVEVSITTDAYGDEVYWEMRNGAGEIIAWGGNPNVGLDNIGTNTFPPPSDPDMYGNNTTYTEVVDLTGVDCFTFHITDYYGDGLLGSAGYTLKDSDGNTMHDDSDDYQVQAMKDFSSGAVGLTENELASSINIGPNPANDILNVRLNMDSGQENVIIEVMNSLGQMVHTQTLGAINGASLTEIDVKGLENGLYYVNVIAGEAIATTKVTVAK
- a CDS encoding NAD-dependent deacylase, encoding MNKRRLIALTGAGISAESGLRTFRDSDGLWEEHRIEDVATPEAWEKDRDLVNRFYNLRRSQLAEAKPNEAHRQLAELQESWDVRVITQNVDDLHERAGSSEVLHLHGQLTQVRCSVCEEDIRDFGYSQLTRSDRCDLGHPLRPHIVWFGEPVPMIERAARWVESADVMLVVGTSLNVYPAAGLIHYRRSDCPIILVDPDTGMKAFESQGIQVINKKATEGMTLVARMLSELV
- the queG gene encoding tRNA epoxyqueuosine(34) reductase QueG; amino-acid sequence: MNAPEQNSRFIKKEAERLGFMACGISEATFLEDEAPRLEQWLNEGRHGSMQYMENHFDKRLDPRILVPGARSVVSLLFNYYQETQQRENAPKVSKYAYGEDYHFVVKDRLKELLAGIREEIGAVEGRCFVDSAPVLDKAWAARSGLGWVGKHSNLLSKQKGSFFFIAELIIDMDLAYDRPTTDHCGNCTACIDACPTNAIIEPYVVDGSRCISYFTIELKESIPSEFKGQMADWVFGCDICQDVCPWNRFSKRHNEPRFELREEIRSWSRSDWEEITEDVFKDAFRKSPIKRTGFEGIKRNLAFLQTPDEDQTT
- a CDS encoding Omp28-related outer membrane protein is translated as MQKNLFIYIALLSSLFLTLSSCEEVEDPVLEVPGDGGGDVLDWELCPDVIPSEYQFPEFIPVSNPEQDVLLEDFTGHTCANCPEAAEVASDLEDAYPGRVHVASVHAGPGNGFQQVQAGYPTDFTTQAGDDYVDQIDPPIFGNPAGTINRLGGGPTGGIWFLPDQWPTKTDEALALEPRLSIQMEAFHCPQSHGLFVHSAIESEVSLDPSEYRYIIYLLRQKVISPQSDGSQTIEDYEHHNVLSDNINGSWGTAISPDTLAVEQMVELNHSYQLPDPALDSTYQVSNLALLGFVVDRQSEEVIQSQFLELD
- a CDS encoding T9SS type A sorting domain-containing protein; this encodes MRTFLLTVFLASLSVATAQLRISDPGSTEDLSGTVYVVGQEPQSVEHEHPFEVVNESDLTLNVGCRRIELDVVPDQGMESTLCWVICPAYVPVGSQTVRVSDFTSMMDPGEVDESFVMHLRTYGYDACSSYRIEWFDADNDNIVFASIDLVFDHSSASCATGVDDLDISSILNLQPNPADDAVRLNLDRLDTPLNIQVFDILGQEVWTSRMAMGQEWLEIPTAAWNSGIYFVTFSAGDRAIHSEKLVVRH
- a CDS encoding TlpA family protein disulfide reductase; the protein is MRTLVLVLALMALPFISSAQKGEVPSVMLKDLKGATINSSEFDNDGKPYIINFWATWCSPCKRELNNIAEVYEDWVDETGVKLIAVSIDDTRTSRNVKPYVNASAWEYEIFLDENGDFRGAMNVAAPPYTFLVDGDGKIVYEHIGYNPGDEEELYEKILELVK